The window CACGCACTGCCCCACCTCGTGCCCGGCCCGGAGGCCCTCCCGCTCGTCGAGGACGCCCTGCGGACCAACGACACCCGGCTCCTCGCCGCCGCCGTCGGCCCCTACGCCGCCCGACACCTCGACCCCCACCAGTGGCGCCACGCCGTCCTGAAGTGCCTGTTCACCGGTGTGCCCGTCGGCGCGGTGGCCGACCTGAACCGCCGCGCCCACGGCGACGCCGAACTCGCCCGCATGCTCGGCGACCACGCCGCCGAACGCACCGCCGCGGGCCGTCCCGTGCCCGAAGACCTGTACCGCGTCCTGACCCTCACCGACCCCACGGCCACCCCACCCGCGCCCGCCGCCGAGTGCGGCACCCGCGGTACCGACGGCAAGGAGTCCTGATGCGCCTCTTCGACCCCCACATCCATATGACGTCCCGCACCACCGACGACTACGAGGCCATGCGCGCCGCCGGTGTCCGCGCCGTCGTCGAGCCCTCTTTCTGGCTCGGCCAACCCCGCACGTCTCCCGCCTCCTTCCTGGACTACTTCGACTCCCTTCTCGGCTGGGAGCCCTTCCGCGCCGCCCAGTACGGCATCGCCCATCACTGCACCCTCGCCCTCAACCCCAAGGAGGCGAACGACCCTCGCTGTGTCCCCGTCCTCGACGAACTGCCCCGGTATCTGGTCAAGGACCAGGTGGTCGCCGTCGGCGAGATCGGCTATGACTCGATGACCCCCGCCGAGGACACCGCGCTCGCCGCCCAGCTCCAGCTCGCCGCCGACCATGAACTGCCCGCGCTCGTCCACACCCCGCATCGCGACAAGCTGGCCGGCCTGCGCCGCACCCTCGACGTCGTCCGGGAGTCCGCCCTGCCCCTGGACCGCGTCCTTGTCGACCACCTCAACGAGACGACGGTCAAGGAGGCCAAGGACAGCGGCTGCTGGCTCGGCTTCTCCGTCTATCCCGAAACCAAGATGGACGAGCAGCGGATGGTCGCGATCCTGCGGGCGTACGGGACCGAGCAGGTGCTGGTGAACTCCGCGGCCGACTGGGGCAGGAGCGACCCCCTGAAGACTCGCAAGGTCGCCGACCTGATGCTGGCCGAAGGCTTCGGCGAGGACGACGTCGACCTGGTGCTCTGGCGCAACCCCGTGGCCTTCTACGGGCTCAGCGGCCGCCTCACCCTCGATGTCCTGCCCCCGGAGGCGACCCATGAGGGCAACTCCATCCTCCGGGGCGCACCGAGGGCGTCGGACGCTTCGGTCGGCGAACCAAGAAGGTGGGACGACCCGGCCGCCGCCCCGGCCCCGGGGGCGTGAGCGATGCGCTTCCGGCACCCCGACGGCTCCACCGTCCACCTCGCGTACTGCACCAACGTCCACCCGGCCGAAACCCTCGACGGTGTCCTCGCCCAACTCCGCGACCACTGCGAACCCGTCCGCCGACGGCTCGGCCGTGACCGCCTCGGCATCGGCCTGTGGCTCGCCAAGGACGCCGCCCACGCCCTCGTCTCGGACCCGTCCGCCCTGCGCGGCCTGCGCACCGAACTCGACCGGCGCGGCCTCGAGGTCGTCACCCTCAACGGCTTCCCGTATGAGGGCTTCGGTGCCGAAGAGGTCAAGTACCGCGTCTACAAGCCGGACTGGGCCGATCCCGAACGCCTCGACCACACCACCGCCCTGGCGCGCGTCCTCGCCGGCCTCCTCCCCGACGACGTCAGCCAAGGCAGCATCTCCACCCTGCCCCTCGCCTGGCGCACCGACTACGACGACGGGCGCGCCGAGACCGCCCGCTCCGCCCTGGTCACCCTCGCCGAACGCCTCGATGCCCTGCAGGAGTTGACCGGCCGCGACATCCGCGTCGGCCTCGAACCCGAACCCGGCTGCACCGTCGAGACCACCGCCGACGCCATCCCCCCGCTCACCGCTGTCGGGCACGACCGCATCGGCATCTGCGTCGACACCTGTCACCTCGCCACCTCCTTCGAAGATCCGCACACCGCCCTGGACGCGCTCGCCGAAGCCCGCGTCCCCGTCGTCAAATCCCAGCTCTCAGCCGCCCTGCACGCCGAACACCCCCATCTCCCCGATGTCCGCGAGGCCCTCGCCGCCTTCGACGAACCCCGCTTCCTGCATCAGACCCGCACCGCCACCGCCGCCGGCCTGCGCGGCACCGACGACCTCGGCGAGGCACTCGAGGGCGACGCCCTCCCCGACGCCTCCCCGTGGCGCGCTCACTTCCACGTCCCGCTCCACGCGGCCCCCGCCTCGCCCCTCACCTCCACACTCCCCGTCCTCAAGGCCGCACTGACCCGACTCGTCGGCGGCCCGCACCCGCTCACCCGCCACCTTGAGGTCGAGACCTACACCTGGCAGGCCCTCCCGGCCGAACTGCGACCCCGCGCCCGCAGCCAACTCGCCGACGGAATCGCCGCCGAACTCACCCTCGCCCGCGATCTGTTGACGGACCTCGGCCTGAAGGAGCTGCCATGACCGAGCGGCCGGACCCGGCAGCCCGGACCGCCTCACCGCGTGGCCGCCCAGCACCCCAGCCGGAGGCCACCACCATGGGACGTCCCACCCCTCTCCTCGTCCTCGACGTCGTCGGCCTCACTCCCCGTCTCCTCGACCACATGCCCCGTCTCAAGACGCTCGCCCAGTCCGGCTCCCACGCGCCGCTCGGCACCGTCCTGCCCGCGGTCACCTGCGCCGCCCAGTCCACCATCCTCACCGGCACCCACCCGTCGGAGCACGGCATCGTCGGCAACGGCTGGTACTTCCGCGACCTCGGCGACGTACTCCTGTGGCGCCAGCACAACGGACTGGTCGCCGGCGACAAACTCTGGGACGCCGCCCGCCGCGCGCACCCCGGCTACACCGTCGCCAATATCTGCTGGTGGTACGCCATGGGCGCCGACACCGACATCACCGTCACCCCCCGTCCGATCTACTACTCCGACGGCCGCAAGGAACCCGACTGCTACACCCGGCCGCCCGCCCTGCACGACGAACTCACCGAAAAGCTCGGTACCTTCCCGCTCTTCCACTTCTGGGGCCCCGGTGCGGACCTGGTCTCCAGCCGCTGGATCATCGACGCGACCCGCCACATCAACCGCACCCGGCACCCCGACCTGACGCTCTGCTACCTCCCTCATCTCGACTACGACCTGCAGCGCTTCGGCCCCGACGACCCACGCTCGCTGAAAGCGGCCGCCGACCTGGACGCCGCCATGGCCCCGCTGCTCGACGACGCACGAGCCGAGGGCCGTACCGTCGTCGCGCTGTCCGAATACGGCATCACCCGCGTGAGCCGCCCCGTCGACATCAACCGCGCCCTGCGGCGGGCAGGCCTGCTGGAGGTGCACACCCAGGACGGCATGGAGTACCTGGACCCGATGGCGTCACGCGCATTCGCCGTAGCCGACCACCAGATCGCCCACGTCTACATACGCCGACCGGAAGACCTCGATGCGACCCGGGCCGCCCTGGACGGACTGCCCGGCATCGGGCAACTCCTCGACGACGAGGGCAAGAAGGCCCATCATCTCGACCACCCGCGCTCCGGCGAGCTCGTTGCCGTCGCGGAGCCCGATGCCTGGTTCACGTACTACTACTGGCTCGACGACGCCCGCGCGCCCGACTTCGCGCGACTCGTCGAGATCCATCGCAAACCCGGCTACGACCCGGTCGAACTCTTCATGGATCCCCTCGACCCCTACGTCAAGGTCAAGGCGGCGACCGCGCTCGCCCGCAAGAAACTGGGCATGCGCTACCGCATGGCGGTCGTGCCTCTGGATCCGTCACCTATTCGCGGCAGCCACGGCCGCCTTCCCGCGAGCGACGACGACGGTCCGCTCCTCATCTGCTCCACCCCCCGCGCTGTCGGCGACCGCGTCGCGGCCACCGATGTGAAGTCACTCCTGCTCCAACTCGCCGGTCTCGGCTGACCGGTCACGGCCGGCACGCACCAACTCGCCGGTCCCACCGACCCGTCTCTTCCGACTGGTCACCAGTGAAGCACTCACCACTGACAACGGCCTTCGATCACAGGGAGTTCCAGGCATGAGCCGCTTTTCCCAGACGGATCCCGAACTCGCCCACCGCCTCACCAGACGAGGCATGCTCGGCGTGGCCGCGGGCACCACGGCCGCCGCCCTGCTCGGCGCCGCGGCAGCCCCCGCGACCGCCGCCCCCGGCACCACGTCCACCACCGGCACCACGTCCACCACAGGCACAGCCTCCCGCGGCGCCGGCCGTGGCCGGCCTGTCCTCCCGCCCGGCCGGCTCGGCATCCAGCTCTACAGCCTGCGTGACAAGGTCTCCACGCTCGGCTTCGCCCCCGTCTTCGCCGAGTTGGAGAAGTACGGGTACGACGAGGTCGAGTTCGCCGGATACACCCAGGGCTCGGCCGGCCCGATCACCCTCGCCCAGCTCAAGCGGCTGGCCAGGAACCACGGCCTGAACCCGATCGGCAGCCACGTCGGCTACTACTCCAACGACCCGGGCGCCTACACCTTCGCCCAGAACCTCACCAAGGTCCTCGACGACGCCCAGGCCCTCGGCCTGAAGCACATAGGCACCGCCTCCGGGCCGTTCCGCTACGGCTCCACCGTCGATGCCTGGAAGCGTGCGGCCGAGGAGTTCAACACCTACGGTGCGGCGGCGAAGGCACGCGGCATGAAGTTCTACCAGCACAACCACTCCGAGGAGTTCTCCTTCGCCACCGACAACCCCAAGGTCCGCCTCTACGACGTGCTGCTCGCCGAGACGGACCCCGACCTGGTCTTCCTGGAGATGGACATCTTCTGGGCGTACTCGGGCCAGTTCCGTTTCTCGAAGCGGCCCGACGGATCGGCCGCCCCCTTCGAGCCGCTGGACTACGTACTGAAGCAGCCGCACCGCTACCCGCTCTTCCACGTCAAGGACGGTGTGAGCGACTCGGCCAACCAGTACGGCTACCGCATGGTCGACGTCGGCGACGGTGACATCGACTACCAGCGGTTCATCTCCGCCGTAACCAGGCTGCGCGGCCAGCGGTTCGCCCACCACTGGCAGGCGGAGCACGACAACCCGACCGAGTCCTTCACCTTCGCACGGCGTTCGAGTGAGCACCTGCACTCGCTGCGCGAGAAGTGCTGACGGCCCAACCGACCATGAGGAGGCCCTCCCCAAGACGGGGAGGGCCTCCTCATGTACGCGACTCGTCAGCGCGCGAGATGCGGTGCTGACGTCCGCCCCGGCTGTCGCAGCAGCAACGTGATCGCCGCCGCCACCAGCGACACGCCCCCGGCCAGCGCGTACGCGCCGTCGTAGCCCCAGGCCGTGACCACCATGGAGCCCAGGCCGCCGCCGAACAGGCCGCTGATCAGCTTGCCGCTGTAGACGAGGCCGTAGTTGGTGGCGTTGTAGTTCTCCCCGAAGTAGTCCGGGGTGAGCGCCGCGAAGAGGGGGTAGAACGCGCCGCCGCCGAAGCCGGAGAGGAACGCGAAGGACAGGAACAGCCATTCGCTCTTCAGGTCTCCGGCCCAGATCACGCCGAACTGGGCGAGGCCCAGCACGACGATGACGAACACCAGGGTCGACTTGCGGCCCCAACGGTCGGAGAGCCAGCCCACGACGCCGCGGCCGATGCCGTTGATGACGGCCATCACCCCCATCGACGACGCCGCGACCAGCGGGCCGAAGCCGACCTCCTTGGCGTAGTCGATCTGGAAGGAGATGCCGAAGATCGACACACCCGCGGTCAGCACGACGGACAGCCACATCAGCGGCAGCATGCCCGTCCTGATGGCCTCCCGGGGCGTGTACTGCTTCACCGCCGGAGGGTTCTTGGCCAGGCTCGTCGCGTTCTTCCGGTCGCCCGTGTACGTCAGCGGATCGACGTCCGAGGGCCACCAGTTCTTCGGGGGGTCCTTGAAGAAGAACGCGCATCCGAGGACGACGATCATGATGTAGCAGCCGATCAGGTCCAGCACCCTGTGGTAGTTCGCGGTGTCGAACCCGTAGTTGAAGATGAAGATGAACGGCAGCGATCCGTACGCGAACCCGCCATTGACGAACCCCGTCCGCGCGCCGCGCCGCTCGGGGAACCACTTGCCGACCATGTTGATGCAGGTCGCGTAGACCAGTCCGGCGCCGATGCCACCGATGACGCCGAAGCCGAGGATGGCGAGCCAGACGTTGCCCAGGTGCGACAGGGCGAGGAAGCCCAGCAAGCACAGGCCCGAGCCGGCGTACATCGCCGTGCGGGCCGTCAGGATGCCCTTCTCCCGGAGCCAGCCCGCCGGGAAGGCGATGCCGGCCTGGAAGAACACCCAGACGCTGAGGATCCAGAAGGTGTTGCTCTGCGTCCAGCCGTGCGCGTGGGACAGGGTGTCCTCCGCGGAGCCGTACGCGTATTCGAAGACGCTGATGGCCATCATGGCGATCCATGGCAGATACACCATGAGCTTGCGGGAGTGGCCGAGGATGTCGCGGTCGGTCTCGCCGATGCGGTAGACGCGGCCTCGCGCGTCGGTCACTTCGCGGTAGGGACGGTGTGCGGCGTCGGAGTGGGTGGACGAGCTGCTTGCAGCGTACGGATCTGCCGTCATGTCAGGCCATGTCCTCGCCGAGCGGTTGTGGGTTGGGAGCGATGCGCGTTTCCTTGTCGCGTCCCGGCGGGCTGAGGAACAGCGCCACGCAGCCGGCGAAGAGCGAGATGGAGCCGGCCAGGATGAAGGCACCGGAGTGTCCCCAGGCGCCCACGACCACGGCGCCCATACCGGCACCCAGGCCGGAGACGAGCTTGGCGCTGTAGACCATGCCGTAGTTGGAGGCGTTGTTGTTCTCGCCGAAGTAGTCGGCGGTGAGTGCCGCGAACATCGGGAAGATGGCGCCGCCGCCGAAACCGGAGATCGCGGAGAAGATCAGGAACAGTGTCAGGTTCTTGCTCTCGGCCGACCAGAGGATGCCGTACTGGGCGAGGCCCAGGATGAGGCAGACGACGAGCAGGCACCGCTTGCGGCCGTAGAGGTCCGAGAGCCAGCCGATGACGCCGCGGCCGGTACCGTTGACGACCGCTTTCAGGGACATCGCCGTGGCCACGATCCCGCCCGCGAATCCGGCCTCCTCGCCGATGTCCACCTGGAAGGCGATACCGAAGATGTTCACGCCGGACGTACACGCCAGACAGAACCACATCAGGGCCACCCGGCCGGTCTTCCACGCCTCCTTGGGGGAGTACTGGCGGACCGCGGGCGGGTTCATCCGCAGCGAGCGGGCCGCGCGCGGGTCGTTCGGCGGGTTGAGCGGGTCGATCGAGGCGGGCCACCAGTTCTTCGGCGGGTCCTTGAAGAAGTATCCGGAGAACGCGACGATTCCGGCCAGGAACACACCCACCGAGACCAGTACCCAGCGGAAGTTGGTCAGGTCCATGTAGCCGTTGAAGATGAAGACGAAAGGCACCGAGCCGTAGGCGAAACCGCCGTTGACGAAGCCGGTCTTGCCGCCCTTTCGCTCCGGATACCACTTGCCCACCATGTTGACGCAGGTGGCGTACACCATGCCCGCGCCCATGCCGCTGAACATGCTGAAGCCGATATAGGCGAAGACGACATGCGGCGCGAAGGCCAGCGACAGATAGCCGAGCAACGTGCCGGTCGCGCCGCACATCATCGCCCAGCGGGCCGGCAGTTTTCCGCTCTCACGCAGCTTGCCCGCGGGGAAGGCCACCGCGGCCTGGAAGAAGACCCACACGGTCATCATCCAGAAGATGTGCATGCTGTTCCAATGGTGCGCCGTGTGCAGGGTGTCCTCGGCGGACGCGAACGCGTACTCGGCGGAGGAGATGCCCATCATGCCGATCCAGGGCAGGATCACCATCCACTTGCGTTTGCGTCCCATGACGTCGATGTCGGACTCACCGACGCGATAGACGCGTCCGTTCTTGTCGGTCACCTCCCGATAGGCGGCGACCCGTGGAACGTCGGTTGTTGTCACGTTAGTTGCACCCCTTGCGTCGAAAGTTCTGGCCAGCGCCCCCTGTCCAATGCCTTTCGTGTGCGCACGGGTCCCGGGGTCGGCCGACGCGCACCGTCGGCCGCCCCGCGCTCGGCTCACCTCATGAACCGCCCCCCCAACAGCCCCGCCGCCCGAGCCCAGCGGTACTTCGCACCAAGCACGGCCACCGGCTTCTCGGTCGTGTACGGGTACGCCACGACCCCCCGCTCGTACAGGTACTGGCAGGCCTCCTCGACCTCGACGTCGCCCGCGAGCGACGCGACGACGGGCTTCTCTATCCCGCGCTCCCGGAATTCGGCCACCACGCGCGCGGTGAGTTCCGCGAAGACCATCGGGGGAGTGACGATCGTGTGCCAGTAGCCCAGGACCAGCGCGTGGATGCGCGGATCCTCCAGACCGAGCCGGATCGTCGCCTCGTACGTCGACGGCGGCTCGCCCCCGGTGATGTCCACCGGGTTGCCCGCGGCCCCGAAGGGCGGGATGAACTTCCGGAAGGCCTCGTCCAGGTCCGGCGGGATCTCCATCAGGGAGAGGCCGTTGTCGGTCACGGCGTCCGACAGCAACACGCCGCTGCCGCCGGCCCCCGTGATGATCACGATGTTGTCGCCCTTGGGGGCCGGGAGCACCGGCAACGCGCGCGCGTACTCCAGCATTTCGTTCAGCCCGGGGGCCCGGATGACGCCTGCCTGCTTCAGGATGTCCTCGTACACGGCGTCGTCGCCGGCGAGGGCCCCGGTATGCGAGCCTGCGGCCTTGGCGCCCGCCGCCGTCCGCCCCGCCTTGAGGACCACGACCGGCTTCTTCGGTACGGTCGCGCGCGCGGCCTCGACGAAGGCGCGCCCGTCCTTGAGGTCCTCCAGGTGCATCGCGATGCACTCGGTGTTCGGATC of the Streptomyces sp. T12 genome contains:
- a CDS encoding TatD family hydrolase, producing the protein MRLFDPHIHMTSRTTDDYEAMRAAGVRAVVEPSFWLGQPRTSPASFLDYFDSLLGWEPFRAAQYGIAHHCTLALNPKEANDPRCVPVLDELPRYLVKDQVVAVGEIGYDSMTPAEDTALAAQLQLAADHELPALVHTPHRDKLAGLRRTLDVVRESALPLDRVLVDHLNETTVKEAKDSGCWLGFSVYPETKMDEQRMVAILRAYGTEQVLVNSAADWGRSDPLKTRKVADLMLAEGFGEDDVDLVLWRNPVAFYGLSGRLTLDVLPPEATHEGNSILRGAPRASDASVGEPRRWDDPAAAPAPGA
- the eboE gene encoding metabolite traffic protein EboE, which gives rise to MRFRHPDGSTVHLAYCTNVHPAETLDGVLAQLRDHCEPVRRRLGRDRLGIGLWLAKDAAHALVSDPSALRGLRTELDRRGLEVVTLNGFPYEGFGAEEVKYRVYKPDWADPERLDHTTALARVLAGLLPDDVSQGSISTLPLAWRTDYDDGRAETARSALVTLAERLDALQELTGRDIRVGLEPEPGCTVETTADAIPPLTAVGHDRIGICVDTCHLATSFEDPHTALDALAEARVPVVKSQLSAALHAEHPHLPDVREALAAFDEPRFLHQTRTATAAGLRGTDDLGEALEGDALPDASPWRAHFHVPLHAAPASPLTSTLPVLKAALTRLVGGPHPLTRHLEVETYTWQALPAELRPRARSQLADGIAAELTLARDLLTDLGLKELP
- a CDS encoding nucleotide pyrophosphatase/phosphodiesterase family protein, which gives rise to MGRPTPLLVLDVVGLTPRLLDHMPRLKTLAQSGSHAPLGTVLPAVTCAAQSTILTGTHPSEHGIVGNGWYFRDLGDVLLWRQHNGLVAGDKLWDAARRAHPGYTVANICWWYAMGADTDITVTPRPIYYSDGRKEPDCYTRPPALHDELTEKLGTFPLFHFWGPGADLVSSRWIIDATRHINRTRHPDLTLCYLPHLDYDLQRFGPDDPRSLKAAADLDAAMAPLLDDARAEGRTVVALSEYGITRVSRPVDINRALRRAGLLEVHTQDGMEYLDPMASRAFAVADHQIAHVYIRRPEDLDATRAALDGLPGIGQLLDDEGKKAHHLDHPRSGELVAVAEPDAWFTYYYWLDDARAPDFARLVEIHRKPGYDPVELFMDPLDPYVKVKAATALARKKLGMRYRMAVVPLDPSPIRGSHGRLPASDDDGPLLICSTPRAVGDRVAATDVKSLLLQLAGLG
- a CDS encoding sugar phosphate isomerase/epimerase; its protein translation is MSRFSQTDPELAHRLTRRGMLGVAAGTTAAALLGAAAAPATAAPGTTSTTGTTSTTGTASRGAGRGRPVLPPGRLGIQLYSLRDKVSTLGFAPVFAELEKYGYDEVEFAGYTQGSAGPITLAQLKRLARNHGLNPIGSHVGYYSNDPGAYTFAQNLTKVLDDAQALGLKHIGTASGPFRYGSTVDAWKRAAEEFNTYGAAAKARGMKFYQHNHSEEFSFATDNPKVRLYDVLLAETDPDLVFLEMDIFWAYSGQFRFSKRPDGSAAPFEPLDYVLKQPHRYPLFHVKDGVSDSANQYGYRMVDVGDGDIDYQRFISAVTRLRGQRFAHHWQAEHDNPTESFTFARRSSEHLHSLREKC
- a CDS encoding OFA family MFS transporter — its product is MTADPYAASSSSTHSDAAHRPYREVTDARGRVYRIGETDRDILGHSRKLMVYLPWIAMMAISVFEYAYGSAEDTLSHAHGWTQSNTFWILSVWVFFQAGIAFPAGWLREKGILTARTAMYAGSGLCLLGFLALSHLGNVWLAILGFGVIGGIGAGLVYATCINMVGKWFPERRGARTGFVNGGFAYGSLPFIFIFNYGFDTANYHRVLDLIGCYIMIVVLGCAFFFKDPPKNWWPSDVDPLTYTGDRKNATSLAKNPPAVKQYTPREAIRTGMLPLMWLSVVLTAGVSIFGISFQIDYAKEVGFGPLVAASSMGVMAVINGIGRGVVGWLSDRWGRKSTLVFVIVVLGLAQFGVIWAGDLKSEWLFLSFAFLSGFGGGAFYPLFAALTPDYFGENYNATNYGLVYSGKLISGLFGGGLGSMVVTAWGYDGAYALAGGVSLVAAAITLLLRQPGRTSAPHLAR
- a CDS encoding OFA family MFS transporter, with the translated sequence MTTTDVPRVAAYREVTDKNGRVYRVGESDIDVMGRKRKWMVILPWIGMMGISSAEYAFASAEDTLHTAHHWNSMHIFWMMTVWVFFQAAVAFPAGKLRESGKLPARWAMMCGATGTLLGYLSLAFAPHVVFAYIGFSMFSGMGAGMVYATCVNMVGKWYPERKGGKTGFVNGGFAYGSVPFVFIFNGYMDLTNFRWVLVSVGVFLAGIVAFSGYFFKDPPKNWWPASIDPLNPPNDPRAARSLRMNPPAVRQYSPKEAWKTGRVALMWFCLACTSGVNIFGIAFQVDIGEEAGFAGGIVATAMSLKAVVNGTGRGVIGWLSDLYGRKRCLLVVCLILGLAQYGILWSAESKNLTLFLIFSAISGFGGGAIFPMFAALTADYFGENNNASNYGMVYSAKLVSGLGAGMGAVVVGAWGHSGAFILAGSISLFAGCVALFLSPPGRDKETRIAPNPQPLGEDMA